A genomic segment from Chanos chanos chromosome 2, fChaCha1.1, whole genome shotgun sequence encodes:
- the neurog1 gene encoding neurogenin-1 — MCTSMETVYSDMDSSSCDYSFTHTDDEDSRSSIQAASPASSFGKPASPPSSLQETTAELQQKKKRRGRARNEATVHVVKKNRRLKANDRERNRMHNLNDALDTLRSVLPAFPDDTKLTKIETLRFAHNYIWALSETIRIADQRQNKSRDSPLLLPGLSCVADAPSPSSDACSWASSASSSSSSPSYCTSNPGSPSTIDDYGYLQTEAVYSYHNFVQGIY; from the coding sequence ATGTGCACCTCAATGGAAACAGTCTATTCAGACATGGACAGTTCCAGTTGTGACTACTCCTTTACGCATACAGACGACGAGGATTCACGCAGCAGTATCCAGGCAGCATCCCCTGCGTCTTCTTTTGGCAAGCCGGCATCTCCCCCCAGTAGCCTCCAGGAGACCACGGCTGAGCTTCAGCAAAAGAAGAAACGCAGAGGGCGGGCGAGGAACGAAGCTACTGTGCACGTAGTGAAGAAAAACAGGCGCTTGAAAGCGAATGACCGCGAAAGAAACCGGATGCACAACCTCAACGATGCTTTGGACACCTTGAGGAGCGTCCTCCCCGCTTTTCCGGACGACACCAAACTTACTAAGATCGAGACCCTGCGCTTCGCCCACAACTACATCTGGGCTCTGTCCGAGACCATTCGCATCGCAGATCAGCGCCAGAACAAGTCAAGGGACTCACCCCTTCTGCTACCCGGACTAAGCTGCGTGGCAGACGCTCCGAGTCCAAGCAGCGATGCTTGCTCGTGGGCGTCGAGCGCatcctcctcctcgtcttctCCTTCCTATTGCACTTCAAACCCTGGCAGCCCGTCAACTATAGACGATTACGGATATCTGCAGACAGAAGCTGTTTATAGCTACCACAACTTCGTTCAAGGCATCTATTAG